CATTTAACAGAAGCAGCTGATCAAAAGATTCACAATCATTGAATCTAGAAagtgcaaactcaagccaacaagatGAGTTACCAAAATCCACTGGTTCCATATTCATGCTTAAATATGTATGAAGCAATTCCAGAACAGTGAACAATTCCCTGTCTCCAAGAGTGATAAGGAGGCGGTTacacaaaaaggaaaaagattCATTCATAAGAAACTGACTTATAACTTCCCATACATCTCTTGAATCCTCTTTGTACATCAAGCCAACAAAAAATTCGACAAAGTACTTGGTATCAAGGAACAAAATATCACCATCTCTCAAGGACTCAGCAAACTCAGTGGAAGACCAAAATTCAGGTACATTGTCAAGAAAATTTTCCACTGTTCGTTGGACATCCAAATCAAGAAAGTAATGAGGCTTTGTAGCCACCACAGCAGGGGATTGCCCATGTTTTCCTTTCCACTCAAGCTCCTCCCAACATATATCACGATTCACAAATGCAAATTGCGATAATGCTTTGGCACCCTTTTTGTGATCCAATCCACCCCCATTAGCAAAATTTGAAAACCATTGCGTTATACGCTTTGGATTTCCTGCATGCATCAATAGCATAGATCCATAGAAAGGATTAATAGTTTCACTTCATGCATTCAATTAAGCTACTTTCACTATATAAACATAGAGAAGAGGCCAATTTGAAAACATTCTTTCAGAAAAGGAATCTTTGCAAGAAACAAGTAAACATAAAGGAAATGCATTTATAAACTACAAATTGTCCAATAGATAAAACCCACTTGCCTGCAAAGAACTTCTCAAGCATATAACTTCTCTTGGCTATGATGGGTCCAGCTTTCCGCGGCTGCTTCTCAAATATCATTTGCAGGAGCTGGGAAGCCAAACTATGATTTGTAGGCCTGGTTCTCAGTAAGTTCACAAAGAGGTCCCGCTGCTGGCGGGAGGTCAAGGAAGTAATGCCTGATATTGTACTGCAAAGCCATAAACGAGCTTCTGCTCGACCGCCAGCAGTCATCAACGACCAGATAAGGGATTGCAATTGGTTCAAAAGCGATATCCATTGTTTGGCAACGACACTATCTCCACGAACTCCATCTTCTTTCCAGTTAGGTTCCGACAAAAACAAGCGAACCATTGTTTATTTCCTGTATCAATATTCTCTTTCTAGTGCCCAAAAACAGGTCCTGACGAGTCTCAGTTGGATGACAACTCAATCTCAAGATCTCACATGAATCAAACTAGATATGCAAATTCCGAAAGCAACACGTTAAAAAAGGCGAAAATTTGTGAACTGAAATGGAAACAAGAaactcctctgatcctctccgACAACAACAAGGCGAAGAAAAAAATCTCTCTGGTTTTGGGTTTCTCGAAAGAACAATTAATAAAACGGCGAGaatgaggaagaggaagagaaaaGGAGAACGGGCTTTTTGCTTAATAAgggttaaaaaataattaattcctAAATCTAAATGCTGatgtaaaaattatttcttaaatcAGACTTAATTTAgggattaaattttttaaaaaaataaaaaaattaaaaaattaaaatcaataccTACCACAAGTGGTAAAGTTAGGAATTACAGGCGGGGAGGGTTTTCACGGTCCGGGTAGGGTTTGATTTGGGTGATCATATACCCGTTTTTGGAATTTAATGATAGGATACCCATTACCCAAACCCGTTATTATATTAACAAAACTAATCCTAATCCCAAACTTCTTTTTACATTTTACTCGAGTCTTCCCTCTCTCCTTCGGCGCTCTCTCCCCACTTCCCTTCACATAATTCCCAATCGAAGCCTCTCTCCCCAGACGACTCCCGGCAGTCCAGTCGGCACCGGCGACTTCTCCTTTTTCTCTTCAGggacgataaatcttctctctccccagtcagcgatatctccttctcccTCCCGTCGGCGACATCTCCCACTTCCCGGTCAGCGCCTCTCTCTCCCACTTCACCAGCCCAGTCGgtaccggcgacgtctcctttctctccccagtcatatctccttctctcctcTCCAGTGTGGCGACATCTCCCACTTTCCAGTtggagacaactcttccctctccctAGTCGGAGACGGCATCGGCTACATCTCATTCTCTCTTCCCAGTCGGTTACTCTTTCCAATTGACTCTTCTCTCCCCCACATCACTGACACTGCCGGAGACAACCCTTCTCTCCCCAATCGGCGTCGGCGACGTCTCCGTTGACTGGAACTCTCTTCAGGTTTGGaatcaaattttttgataatcaatatcttttatgtgtttatatacttttaatcttattatttagatactgttaaaaaatctgattatttgctatttgattacTGTGTTGATTTTTAGGatttatggactattaatctgatttatggactaaaagttgccattaaagattttaaaattatggacTTTTAATCTGATTATCtgattatttgctatttgatcACTGTTAACCTGATAATCAAGAACTTTTTAGTTGCTGTTAAAATATGTTGATGttaatatttaagaaaaatatgtgTTAATTTTCCAGAATGATATTTGATGTAGTGAAGATTATAAATCCTAAGTACTCTATATAATCCATCTATCTAATTCGTGTCTTTGAGTATTTTTCCAATGTTTCTACTGCAGGATTGTGCATATCCTGCAGATAgtttattatgaaaattattgCAAGTTCTCCACTTTATTTacaatttatgttttaagtgttggTAGTTTATTTGTGAGTTAAATTATTGATCTgtaagtttgatttttattttttttattccaatGTCCATTATTTTGCAACTgtaatattctaatttttttatatttatttttttttaaggttTTCAAGCACAATTTATTACTGGAGATTTAAATGAAAGATTGgatatattttatgtttaatcaAGATAGTTTAatgaactttaaaattttatattggataaataattgattaatgGTTGTGTTATGATAaatttgtaatatatttattttgttttagtatatttaaatttcttaattctTGGTTATGTgggttataatatttaaatttttaattttttttttcattaattgaaGTAGAAAAATCGGGTTTAGTGGTTCGTGTATCTTGCGGGGTAtggatagtaaaattaaaatactaaattggTTTGGGACGAATTCGAAAGCTTTATATATAATCGAATTCGTATTCGAATATTCTCAATTTTGCGGGTATTTCACCGGTTGCTATCCCTTGGTAAAGTATTATATAGCTATTAATTTAtcctaaaatttataatttaatttatatttttaattaataaataatttaatttttaaaattttattttattaataaaatatttatttttttaaatttattattattgataaaaaataaattacgaactttttaatatatatcaaaaatattttacactaattttatattaaatattttatttattatataaatttttaaattttaaattctttaatttgtaatttatattaaaatatttataataattttatgttaAATATTTTCATCATGAATTCTTAAcatctaaatttattaattttaaatttatatctaagattttttattgaaattttttattaaatattttttcaacattactaatgtattttttataaaatttaaataattttttaaaatatattacaatttactaataaataaaataaaatataaaaatttaacttaaattattaatattaatataatcaaaatatttaatgtaatatcgctgtaaaatgtgaaaaatatagtttttaaaattttattttattaatagaataattattttattaaaattcattgttaaattataattatttaattatttaaaatttattttttataataatttaatttttatatttaaaattatataaaattataataaaatattttgatataaattaaaaatttaaaaatttataataaataaaatatttaatataaaattattgtgaAATATTTGAGATgtatattgaaaattaaaaaaattggatttaaaaattaagaatttatttatttttttcataagtaataataaatttaagagaataaatatttaataagaaaattaaaaattaaattattattattttaaaatataaattaaattaaaattttattaaagtttaaagattataatataaattatattataatataaattatattataatataaattatattataatataaattaacttttaatatatattattacacCTTACCGCTAACCAGTGCGGCaaagtattaatttttattattattatatcacTTTTGTAAAGTatgatattttttgaaaatttttactgCACAAATTTTCCATATTAAGGTTTAGTAGGGCAGGGGTGTCTCTGTGCTTAAAACGCGCCGTTTTCCTGACAGAACGATTGAAACGGTGCGTTTTTGAAGTGCTGCCTTCTTGGAAGGCCAGAGGAGCCCATTTTAAGCCCTAACAAGAAAAGACGTGTCTGGCAAGTCGCTTTTATTTCAACACAAGCTCCCAATAGCTTCTTGCTTTAGCACTCCATCTTCAAATTCTTCTTCTTCGGAGGTAACCTCTAGCTCAAGCATGGAATTGATTCCAATCGCTATTTTACCTTTCGTGTTCTTTGATCGAtgacaatttatttttagttgtcTATAAtttaatgctttttttttttaattgttggtATTATATCTGCAAAGTGTGGTGTCTGAATTAGAGTTACAATCCAAACGATTGCTTCGGTAAAATTATTTGAGAGTAATGTCATCGGAAGAGTGTTTGTGGAATTtggaaatgaattatttttttatttgttattaatgATATATCAGATTCTTGAAATGTTGGGTCTTCCTCAGCGCTGTCAATGGCTATATCTCATTTCCTGAAATTCTTGTTTGCCATTGGTGTTTGGTGTACTGTTTATGTTACCGTTGCAATAATTTCCTATTTCCGGGGCTTCAGCTCTCTCCGTGCCTTCTGATTAGCGCAGCTAGCAGTTTGAAGAAGCTACAATGGGCTATGCACAACTTGTAATTGGCCCTGCAGGCAGTGGGAAGGTGATTTACTTGAACATAACAGTTTTTTATCATCTGTTTTTAACCTCGTATTATTAACACACACTCTGCAGTCCACATATTGCTCTAGTTTGTACCAACACTGTGAAACAGTTGGGCGGTCAATAAACATTGTGAACCTCGATCCTGCGGCAGAAAATTTTGACTATCCTGTGGCTATGGGTGAGTAGAGTCCATATATTACttgtttgatatttttgtgatgtagattgtttatttatttgtttagtcTTTGAGGTCTAATTCACGTTTCTTTGCAGATATCAGGGAACTCATTTCCTTGGATGATGTTATGGAGGAACTGGGTCTCGGTCCCAATGGAGCTCTGATTTATTGCATGGAGTATCCTTTTTTCCTTGTGTCATCAGCGGCTGGAGTCTTTTTCATTTTCCtgctaattaaaaattttcttttacttgGTTGATTTTATCAAATATGATTATAGATTTTTTCTCAATGTAAGAAAGCTTATATGAATTGCTTGGTGCATGGTGAGATATCACTGTTTTATTTCCCCTTGTTTGCTGTCTCTCTCTGTGTTGTGatatctttgcacttaaatATTTTGAAGACTGGGCTTTTCTTTTCAGTCTTTTGAATTTGGTGTCATTTGAGTGGCCTTAATCTGAATGATAGAGAGCTTGAAGACAATCTGGATGACTGGTTGGCAGAAGAGCTGGAAAATTACAGGGATGATGACTATCTAGTTTTTGACTGCCCAGGTGAGTCCATACGCTTCTCTGTTGTGCATTTTATATAGGACTATGTATGCAACTATGTTTGAAGAGCAAATGTATGTGTCAAGAATAAATCATGAGGAAGAGCAAATGTATGCTTGGAGAGCAAAAGTATGTTTTGTTGTTGCTAGGAGAGTTCTATACTTTCTAATGGACATGTTAGGTAGATGCATGTTTCATGTAACTGGATTACTGGAAGACATACTTGCATGTACGCATGGTGATGCGGAACCCAGGATCAACACGTGATTAAAAACATACAACTTGATAAAGAATAAAGCAAAGATATCTttcagaaggttgctctactacatacctaaccaacgaatgtaattagaaacatagataatggagCGAAGGTTGGTCTatcacacccctaaccaaccaatgtgattagaaatatagataatcaagcgatttcagcttcgagaacgccacaagaaattcttgataagttaaacTAAATATGGAGGTGATTCATATTAGAATGCTACAAGGTTAAATCTTGATAAGTTACTAAATAATAGAGAAAAaccaaatattatttataacatCATCTTTTATTCATTGGCTAATTGTGGCTGTCATCTTAAAGATGTTTTAGCctccaaaccctaattctattgttggaaggtgtaattataatataggaaggtatctagtcaaataatCAAACTTAGATtgcattaaagatcatttttctaaattgtcttggagaaatctcctttcTAAATGAGCTGCACAAATTTAGCTTCTAATAtatgccaaattaatttaaaacaaatcctacaaaatactaaaataccaaaataacaaaattgatcTAAGTGCAATTTGGCCATGCATGCATTACTCGATCTTAAATTGTATTGCGCGTCTATATGTGTTGAAGAGATTGTGGTTTGTTTCGTTATTCTTCCAtacttttcaaatataattCTCATCTCAGAAGCCTTGAATTAAGTGATGGTAACTtcgatttgtcatgatttggactTTTCCATATTGAATTCGTATCATTCTCTCGTTCCTTGAAAAGATTCATCATATTAAATCCTTATCATTCTCTCGTTCCTTAAAAAGATTTGTCATATTAAATCTGTATCATTCTCTCGTTCCTTGAGAAGTTTCGTTCTCGAATATTCAACTATAATGACAAGAAAACAATCGACATACATGGGATCTTTTTAAATTCAATCTGAAATTTGGCGAACGAAGCACTAATTTTGAATGCACCTTTTTTCACTTCATTATAATTAATCTTTACAGATTATCCCCCCAAAAAAAGTGTCTACCATTATAAtgcttaaatatttttttattgtctaATTTCTTTCAGAGActgtataaaatataaaattcatagAATTGAGATGAGGAATTTCCTTTGATGGCATTAGTTTATGGCAAACCATGAGAATTGAATCTAAAGATCCATAATCTCTttgtttatgctatgtaagacATTCATTAGCTTGTAATTTGTTTAATACTTGTTTTTTCTTCAATTAAAAA
This genomic interval from Manihot esculenta cultivar AM560-2 chromosome 12, M.esculenta_v8, whole genome shotgun sequence contains the following:
- the LOC110628569 gene encoding uncharacterized protein LOC110628569 isoform X2 encodes the protein MVRLFLSEPNWKEDGVRGDSVVAKQWISLLNQLQSLIWSLMTAGGRAEARLWLCSTISGITSLTSRQQRDLFVNLLRTRPTNHSLASQLLQMIFEKQPRKAGPIIAKRSYMLEKFFAGNPKRITQWFSNFANGGGLDHKKGAKALSQFAFVNRDICWEELEWKGKHGQSPAVVATKPHYFLDLDVQRTVENFLDNVPEFWSSTEFAESLRDGDILFLDTKYFVEFFVGLMYKEDSRDVWEVISQFLMNESFSFLCNRLLITLGDRELFTVLELLHTYLSMNMEPVDFGNSSCWLEFALSRFNDCESFDQLLLLNAVINQGRQLLRLVHDEESQEEQTKIKDIVSQICTISSTGNSLDPLLNECFKMKTTEAIKFLGLQSWVIHYALSDESRISESWESLFSNNGISFQKSDKYAMLHHVGLSEESDYELDNVASVKRKRRKKKKSRKKKRNFDDEEFYENELLDLDTSNNQLGLQSKAGSWLLSTDGFSASWTNIF
- the LOC110628569 gene encoding uncharacterized protein LOC110628569 isoform X1; this translates as MVRLFLSEPNWKEDGVRGDSVVAKQWISLLNQLQSLIWSLMTAGGRAEARLWLCSTISGITSLTSRQQRDLFVNLLRTRPTNHSLASQLLQMIFEKQPRKAGPIIAKRSYMLEKFFAGNPKRITQWFSNFANGGGLDHKKGAKALSQFAFVNRDICWEELEWKGKHGQSPAVVATKPHYFLDLDVQRTVENFLDNVPEFWSSTEFAESLRDGDILFLDTKYFVEFFVGLMYKEDSRDVWEVISQFLMNESFSFLCNRLLITLGDRELFTVLELLHTYLSMNMEPVDFGNSSCWLEFALSRFNDCESFDQLLLLNAVINQGRQLLRLVHDEESQEEQTKIKDIVSQICTISSTGNSLDPLLNECFKMKTTEAIKFLGLQSWVIHYALSDESRISESWESLFSNNGISFQKSDKYAMLHHVGLSEESDYELDNVASVKRKRRKKKKSRKKKRNFDDEEFYENELLDLDTSNNQLGLQSKAGSWLLSTDGFSASWTNVDLPDHLSKFCFSTWMKWVFAK